The proteins below come from a single Borreliella afzelii genomic window:
- a CDS encoding V-type ATP synthase subunit A, protein MNTKGKVVGVNGNLVTIEVEGSVSMNEVLFVKTGGRNLKAEVIRVRGNEVDAQVFELTKGISVGDLVEFTDKLLTVELGPGLLTQVYDGLQNPLPELAIKCGFFLERGVYLRPLNKDKKWNFKKTSKVGDSVIAGDFLGFVIEGTVHHQIMIPFYKRDSYKIVEIVNDGDYSIDEQIAVIEDDSGMRHSITMSFHWPVKIPITNYKQRLIPSEPMLTQTRIIDTFFPVAKGGTFCIPGPFGAGKTVLQQVTSRNADVDIVIIAACGERAGEVVETLKEFPELIDPKTGKSLMDRTCIICNTSSMPVAAREASVYTAITIGEYYRQMGLDILLLADSTSRWAQAMREMSGRLEEIPGEEAFPAYLESVIASFYERAGIVVLNNGDIGSVTVGGSVSPAGGNFEEPVTQATLKVVGAFHGLTRERSDARKFPAISPLESWSKYKGVIDSKKTEYVRSFLVKGNEINQMMKVVGEEGISNEDFLIYLKSELLDSCYLQQNSFDSIDAAVNSERQNYMFDIVYNILKTNFEFSDKLQARDFINELRQNLLDMNLSSFKDSKFNKLEHTLSALVNFKKVI, encoded by the coding sequence ATGAATACAAAAGGAAAAGTCGTTGGAGTAAATGGAAACTTAGTTACTATTGAGGTAGAAGGTTCAGTTTCTATGAATGAGGTTTTATTTGTAAAGACTGGTGGTAGAAATTTAAAAGCAGAAGTAATCCGTGTTAGAGGGAATGAAGTTGATGCACAAGTTTTTGAATTGACAAAAGGAATATCTGTTGGAGATTTAGTTGAATTTACAGATAAGCTTTTAACAGTTGAATTAGGACCAGGTCTTTTAACTCAAGTGTATGATGGGCTTCAAAATCCTTTGCCTGAACTGGCTATTAAATGTGGATTTTTTTTAGAAAGGGGAGTGTATTTAAGGCCTTTAAACAAAGATAAAAAATGGAATTTTAAAAAAACCTCCAAAGTTGGAGATAGCGTTATTGCAGGAGATTTTTTGGGATTTGTAATTGAAGGAACTGTTCACCACCAAATAATGATTCCATTTTATAAAAGAGATTCTTATAAAATTGTGGAGATTGTAAATGATGGTGATTATTCAATTGATGAGCAAATTGCTGTAATTGAAGATGATTCTGGTATGAGGCATAGTATTACAATGTCTTTCCATTGGCCTGTTAAAATTCCTATTACTAATTACAAGCAACGACTTATCCCTAGTGAGCCTATGTTGACTCAAACTAGAATTATAGATACATTTTTTCCAGTAGCTAAAGGAGGAACTTTTTGCATTCCAGGTCCTTTTGGAGCTGGAAAAACGGTTCTTCAGCAGGTTACAAGTCGAAATGCCGATGTTGATATAGTAATTATTGCAGCTTGTGGTGAGCGAGCAGGTGAAGTAGTAGAAACTCTTAAGGAGTTCCCCGAATTGATAGATCCAAAAACTGGCAAATCTTTAATGGATAGGACTTGTATTATTTGTAATACATCTTCAATGCCAGTTGCAGCTAGAGAAGCCTCTGTTTATACTGCTATTACTATTGGTGAGTATTATAGGCAGATGGGTCTTGATATTCTTCTTTTGGCAGATTCAACTTCAAGATGGGCTCAAGCTATGAGAGAAATGTCTGGTCGCCTTGAGGAAATTCCTGGTGAGGAGGCTTTTCCAGCATATCTTGAGTCTGTTATTGCTTCCTTTTATGAAAGGGCGGGCATTGTAGTTCTTAATAATGGTGATATTGGATCTGTGACAGTTGGTGGTTCTGTAAGCCCTGCTGGTGGCAATTTTGAAGAGCCAGTTACTCAAGCAACCTTAAAGGTTGTAGGAGCATTCCACGGGCTTACAAGAGAAAGGTCTGATGCTAGGAAATTTCCAGCTATTAGTCCTCTTGAATCTTGGAGTAAATATAAAGGTGTTATTGATTCCAAAAAGACAGAATATGTAAGATCTTTTTTGGTAAAAGGCAACGAAATTAATCAAATGATGAAAGTTGTTGGGGAAGAGGGAATAAGTAACGAGGATTTTTTAATTTATTTGAAATCTGAACTGCTTGATTCGTGCTATTTACAACAAAATTCATTTGATTCTATTGATGCTGCTGTTAATTCAGAGCGTCAAAATTATATGTTTGATATAGTTTATAATATTCTTAAAACCAATTTCGAGTTTTCTGATAAGCTTCAAGCAAGAGATTTTATAAATGAATTAAGGCAAAATCTTTTAGACATGAATCTTTCTTCTTTTAAAGATTCTAAGTTTAATAAATTAGAGCATACTTTGAGTGCATTGGTAAATTTTAAAAAGGTAATTTAG
- the murI gene encoding glutamate racemase, producing the protein MKNFKEVIIVFDSGIGGLSYFKYIKSKVEGGYQYVYVADNKNFPYGEKSSEYLLEAVLFLIEKLKKIYNISALILACNTISVSVYNKLNFVFPVVYTLPEVSSISDLALKRVLLIATNTTLESKFVKDQVNMHEDLIVKAAGELVNFVEYGKKYKKDALRCLEALKSEVVNTGREIVFLGCTHYLHLKTMIEDFLKIPVYENRELVVQSLIRSMNFPQYKSDYYENNIDFVDEFYLTKNENLTFYQNFCKKYNLHFKGMIV; encoded by the coding sequence ATGAAAAATTTCAAAGAAGTAATAATTGTTTTTGATTCAGGGATAGGGGGACTTTCTTATTTTAAATATATTAAAAGTAAAGTAGAGGGGGGGTATCAATATGTTTATGTTGCTGATAATAAAAATTTTCCTTATGGGGAGAAGAGTTCAGAATATCTTTTAGAAGCAGTTCTGTTTTTAATTGAGAAACTTAAAAAAATCTATAACATTAGTGCATTAATTTTGGCTTGTAATACAATTTCTGTTAGTGTATACAATAAATTAAATTTTGTTTTTCCAGTGGTCTATACTTTGCCGGAGGTAAGTTCAATTTCAGATCTTGCTTTAAAAAGAGTGCTTTTGATTGCAACAAACACTACCCTTGAAAGCAAATTTGTTAAGGATCAAGTAAATATGCACGAGGATTTGATTGTAAAAGCTGCTGGAGAGCTTGTCAATTTTGTTGAATATGGGAAGAAGTATAAAAAAGATGCTCTGAGATGTTTGGAAGCTTTAAAATCCGAAGTTGTAAATACCGGTAGAGAAATTGTTTTTCTTGGATGTACACATTATTTACATCTTAAGACAATGATAGAAGATTTTTTAAAAATTCCTGTTTATGAGAATCGTGAATTAGTGGTACAAAGTCTTATTAGATCAATGAATTTTCCTCAATACAAAAGTGACTATTATGAAAATAATATCGACTTTGTAGACGAGTTTTATTTAACTAAGAATGAAAATTTGACTTTTTATCAAAATTTTTGCAAAAAATATAATCTCCACTTTAAAGGAATGATAGTTTGA
- the rsgA gene encoding ribosome small subunit-dependent GTPase A, with protein sequence MNYLEFEVIWGVNNIYSILELKSKLIYEGIFKGKVLETGCKEYSPLVPGDIVLGYIYGSRKVYIDKRASRKNILWRYNRKADLRQTIVSNIDNILIVNSANFPEMKNFFIDRVLVVAEEQNIVPIIVINKIDKGISQRVEEFSEIYKNLGYKVLKTSVKTFEGIKEIKEVLRNSRTSFIGQSGVGKSSLINLIDSKASQSVNEISHKYSRGKHTTVYAISFYSESGIIVDTPGIKEFGIETLPFENLRYYFKEFENFASLCKYKSCLHVSEPCCSVISSLGNGISKLRYESYLKILSELKNYKNYAR encoded by the coding sequence TTGAATTATCTTGAATTTGAAGTTATTTGGGGAGTTAATAATATATATTCTATTTTAGAACTTAAAAGTAAATTAATTTATGAAGGAATTTTCAAGGGGAAGGTATTAGAAACAGGTTGTAAGGAGTATAGTCCTTTAGTTCCGGGGGATATAGTCTTAGGGTATATTTATGGTTCTCGTAAAGTGTACATTGATAAGCGAGCAAGTAGAAAAAATATTCTTTGGCGTTATAACAGAAAAGCAGATCTTAGGCAGACGATTGTTTCTAATATTGATAACATTTTGATTGTAAATTCTGCTAACTTCCCTGAGATGAAAAATTTTTTTATTGACAGAGTTCTTGTTGTTGCAGAAGAGCAAAATATTGTTCCTATTATTGTGATTAATAAAATTGATAAAGGAATAAGTCAAAGGGTTGAAGAATTTTCTGAAATTTATAAAAATCTAGGATACAAGGTTTTAAAAACCTCTGTTAAAACTTTTGAGGGCATTAAAGAAATAAAAGAGGTTTTGAGAAATTCAAGAACTTCTTTTATTGGTCAATCTGGTGTTGGTAAATCTTCTTTAATAAATTTAATTGATTCAAAAGCTTCTCAATCAGTAAATGAAATTTCACATAAGTATTCTAGAGGAAAACATACTACCGTTTATGCAATATCATTTTATTCTGAGAGCGGTATAATAGTTGACACTCCCGGAATAAAGGAGTTTGGAATTGAAACATTACCTTTTGAAAATCTTAGGTATTATTTTAAAGAGTTTGAAAATTTTGCTAGTCTTTGTAAATATAAATCCTGTTTACATGTTAGCGAACCTTGTTGTTCTGTTATTAGTTCTTTAGGTAATGGTATTTCTAAACTTAGGTACGAAAGCTATTTAAAGATTTTGTCAGAGCTTAAAAATTATAAAAATTATGCAAGATAA
- a CDS encoding endonuclease MutS2 — protein MQDKYLKNIDFYEILSLVSKYVSNPDTVNLLNNQKILKTRESLEKMFSFVNLIRMLFETCKGYPNSFINSLKYPISLLSKENSRVSIENLRDIVRFLDEVLRINLFLDKNGDTKYFNAHILSDLLFLSPELKNLLSELKEYIDFDTLELKSGVVKEYDSIEFEIKNLNRRVEKQIKKIISLNVEYLASNFVYYKSNKYTLALKSNFKSKIKGNVISISSSGETFYIEPNDIVNDNNRLNYLSLEKKRIILKVLQNLSSKVHSNIVFLDNLYNNFLYYDSLKARAIYGIETKGVFPEISDVLNIFDAHHPLLKDSKAITFTPIENRVVIITGPNAGGKTVTLKTIGLLSAMFQFGIPIAVSESSTFKIFDNIFIDIGDEQSISNSLSTFSSHMSNISYILKHATKNSLIIFDEFCSGTDIDQGQALAISILEYLISINSYVLISTHYNALKYFAYTHEGVINASMRMDLETMQPNYDLIFSIPGESYAFNVASRVLIDSNIIIRANEIYSSQKTEVNKILERLIEKEKDLLFIKESMNEKLIQIELQKKEVENICQDLLLKEKNIEIELLNEQNEFLKNSRKVLENLVREIKEGNINVAKNKAFISDLEKNIDFKSNKVSSLNNKRNVATDFKIGDKVRIVNSNAKGKIVGISKKKITVNVGAFNVSVSSSEISLENFTEHKKEGSKNFSFSIDYNKEDMLSFTIDIRGMRAIDALDFLNKKIDNIILNGINKFEIIHGKGEGHLMREVHSLLKDLKFVKKYYFAHPSDGGAGKTIVEI, from the coding sequence ATGCAAGATAAATATTTAAAAAATATTGACTTTTATGAAATTTTATCTTTAGTATCCAAATATGTTTCTAATCCAGATACTGTTAATTTACTAAATAATCAAAAAATATTAAAAACAAGAGAAAGTTTAGAAAAAATGTTTTCCTTTGTAAATCTTATTAGAATGCTTTTTGAGACTTGTAAAGGATATCCAAACTCTTTTATAAATAGCTTGAAATATCCCATTTCATTATTATCAAAAGAAAATTCAAGAGTTTCTATTGAAAATTTAAGAGATATTGTGAGGTTTTTAGATGAGGTTTTAAGAATAAATTTATTTTTGGATAAAAATGGTGATACCAAGTATTTTAATGCTCATATTTTGTCTGATTTATTATTTTTAAGTCCAGAGTTAAAAAATTTGCTTAGTGAATTGAAAGAATATATAGATTTTGACACTCTTGAATTGAAAAGTGGTGTTGTAAAAGAATATGATTCGATTGAATTTGAAATTAAAAATTTAAATAGGCGAGTTGAAAAGCAGATAAAAAAAATAATTAGCTTGAATGTAGAATATTTGGCTTCTAATTTTGTTTATTATAAATCAAATAAATATACTCTTGCTCTTAAGTCTAATTTTAAAAGTAAAATTAAGGGTAATGTTATTTCTATTTCCTCATCAGGTGAAACATTTTATATTGAACCAAATGATATTGTAAATGATAACAATAGACTAAATTATTTGAGTTTAGAAAAAAAAAGAATAATTTTGAAAGTTTTACAAAATCTTTCTAGTAAAGTTCATAGTAACATTGTTTTTTTAGATAATCTTTATAATAATTTTTTGTATTATGATTCTTTAAAAGCACGAGCTATTTATGGAATCGAAACTAAAGGGGTATTTCCTGAGATTTCAGATGTATTAAATATTTTTGATGCACATCATCCTTTGTTAAAGGATTCAAAGGCAATAACTTTTACTCCTATTGAAAATCGTGTTGTAATTATTACTGGTCCTAATGCTGGTGGAAAAACTGTAACTTTAAAGACAATTGGACTGCTTAGTGCAATGTTTCAATTTGGGATTCCTATTGCTGTTAGTGAGTCTAGCACTTTTAAAATTTTTGACAACATTTTTATTGACATTGGTGATGAACAGTCAATTTCTAATTCTCTTTCAACTTTTTCAAGCCATATGAGTAATATTTCTTATATTTTAAAACATGCTACAAAAAATAGCCTTATAATATTTGATGAATTTTGCTCAGGAACAGACATTGATCAAGGGCAGGCTCTTGCTATTTCAATTCTTGAATATTTAATTAGTATTAATTCTTATGTTTTAATATCAACTCATTATAATGCTCTTAAATATTTTGCGTATACCCATGAAGGTGTTATTAATGCTTCTATGCGAATGGATTTAGAGACAATGCAGCCCAATTATGATTTAATTTTTTCCATTCCTGGTGAAAGTTATGCGTTTAATGTTGCTAGTAGAGTTTTGATTGACAGCAATATAATAATTCGTGCTAATGAAATTTATTCATCTCAAAAAACAGAAGTTAATAAAATTTTAGAAAGATTAATAGAGAAAGAGAAAGATTTGCTTTTCATTAAAGAAAGCATGAATGAGAAATTAATCCAAATAGAATTGCAAAAAAAAGAAGTAGAAAATATTTGCCAAGATCTTTTGTTAAAAGAAAAAAATATTGAGATAGAGCTTTTAAATGAGCAGAATGAATTTTTAAAAAATTCAAGAAAAGTTTTGGAGAATTTAGTCAGAGAAATAAAAGAGGGCAATATTAATGTTGCAAAGAATAAAGCTTTTATATCAGATTTGGAGAAAAATATAGATTTCAAGTCAAATAAAGTAAGTTCTCTTAATAATAAGAGAAATGTAGCCACAGATTTTAAAATAGGAGACAAGGTTAGAATAGTTAATTCTAATGCAAAAGGAAAAATAGTCGGGATTTCTAAAAAGAAAATTACTGTTAATGTAGGTGCTTTTAATGTTAGTGTTTCTAGCTCAGAGATATCTTTGGAAAACTTTACAGAGCATAAAAAAGAGGGTAGTAAAAATTTCAGCTTTTCAATTGATTATAATAAGGAAGACATGTTAAGTTTTACCATTGATATTAGGGGTATGAGGGCTATTGATGCTCTAGACTTTTTGAATAAGAAAATAGATAATATTATATTAAATGGCATTAATAAATTTGAGATTATTCATGGAAAAGGTGAGGGGCATCTTATGAGGGAAGTTCACAGCTTGTTAAAAGACTTGAAGTTTGTTAAAAAATATTATTTTGCTCATCCTAGTGATGGAGGGGCTGGAAAAACTATAGTTGAGATTTAA
- the asnS gene encoding asparagine--tRNA ligase — MFASIKDILENPILNSNVTINGWIRTKRSNGKIGFIEINDGSTLKGIQAVINEEENQFDEKDLKNLTTGASISLTGLLVESPAKGQNYEIKTCGFNVIGEADPKTYPLQKKRHTFEFLREIPHLRIRTNTFGAVARVRSKISYKIHEYFQKNGFFYINTPIITSNDGEGAGEMFRVSTLKFNKPNNDLGNIDFKDDFFGKEAFLSVTGQLHGEAYAMALSKIYTFGPTFRAENSNTTRHASEFWMIEPEMAFYKLNDNITLAEDLLKYLLSSILNECSQDMDFLENYIEKGLIKKLENVINSNFEVITYTKAIEILESSKKNFEIKPYWGIDLQTEHERFLTEETFKKPVVVIDYPKNFKAFYMKINKDNKTVKGMDVLVPKIGEIIGGSEREDNLQKLENRIKELNLNIEHLNWYLDLRRFGSTPHSGFGLGLERFVQYSTGISNIRDSIPFPRTPKNLYF, encoded by the coding sequence ATGTTTGCAAGCATTAAAGATATTTTAGAAAATCCAATTTTAAACAGCAATGTTACAATAAATGGCTGGATTAGAACTAAAAGGAGTAATGGTAAGATTGGATTTATAGAAATTAATGATGGCTCAACGCTTAAAGGAATTCAAGCCGTAATAAATGAAGAAGAAAATCAATTTGACGAGAAAGATCTAAAAAACCTAACAACAGGAGCAAGCATATCGTTAACGGGCCTATTAGTGGAAAGTCCTGCAAAAGGGCAAAATTATGAAATAAAAACATGTGGTTTTAATGTAATCGGAGAAGCAGATCCAAAAACTTACCCATTGCAAAAAAAAAGACATACTTTTGAATTTTTAAGAGAAATCCCCCATTTAAGAATACGAACTAATACATTTGGAGCTGTAGCCAGGGTAAGAAGTAAAATTTCATACAAAATTCATGAATATTTCCAAAAAAATGGTTTTTTTTATATTAATACACCAATAATTACATCAAATGATGGGGAAGGTGCTGGAGAAATGTTTAGGGTTTCCACACTGAAATTTAATAAACCAAACAATGACCTTGGTAATATTGATTTTAAAGATGATTTTTTTGGCAAAGAAGCTTTTCTTTCTGTCACTGGTCAATTGCATGGAGAAGCATATGCAATGGCTTTATCTAAAATATATACATTCGGCCCAACATTTCGAGCAGAAAATTCTAACACCACACGCCACGCTTCAGAGTTTTGGATGATAGAACCAGAAATGGCTTTTTACAAGCTTAACGACAATATTACCCTAGCAGAAGATCTCTTAAAATATCTTTTAAGTTCAATTTTAAACGAATGCTCACAAGATATGGATTTTTTAGAAAATTACATTGAAAAAGGACTAATTAAAAAACTAGAAAACGTAATAAATTCAAATTTTGAGGTTATTACCTATACTAAAGCAATTGAAATTCTTGAAAGCTCAAAAAAAAATTTTGAAATAAAACCTTACTGGGGAATAGATTTGCAAACAGAGCACGAGAGATTTTTAACAGAAGAGACTTTTAAAAAACCAGTAGTGGTCATTGATTATCCAAAAAATTTCAAAGCATTTTACATGAAAATAAATAAAGACAATAAAACTGTCAAAGGAATGGATGTACTTGTTCCCAAAATTGGAGAGATTATAGGGGGAAGCGAAAGAGAGGATAACTTACAAAAATTAGAAAATAGAATAAAAGAATTAAATTTAAACATTGAGCATCTAAACTGGTATCTTGATCTAAGAAGATTTGGTTCCACTCCTCATTCCGGTTTTGGACTTGGACTTGAAAGATTTGTGCAATACTCAACAGGAATATCTAATATAAGAGATTCAATACCATTTCCAAGAACTCCTAAAAATCTTTATTTTTAA
- a CDS encoding V-type ATP synthase subunit E, with product MQFEVKDLINKIKKDGLEEAERVSNDIILKAKREAEEIVARAEESARALKAKSEKEINDYKSHALEASRQAIRDLIIGVEKNLKSLFENTLKDNVVEVFSDNNFLAELIIKITDSWAKEEKLVVQLNESDFSSLEQILRLKLGNKLAQGIEIKPFKGISKGFKIQKKNIGLQYDFSAETVADILFDYLNPRFKEIIKVV from the coding sequence ATGCAATTTGAAGTAAAGGATCTGATAAATAAAATTAAAAAAGATGGACTTGAAGAAGCTGAGAGAGTATCTAATGATATTATTTTAAAGGCTAAAAGAGAGGCAGAAGAAATAGTTGCTAGAGCAGAAGAATCTGCTAGAGCATTAAAGGCGAAATCAGAAAAAGAAATTAATGATTACAAATCCCATGCCCTTGAAGCTTCTCGTCAGGCAATCAGAGATTTAATTATTGGCGTTGAGAAGAATCTTAAATCTCTTTTTGAAAATACGTTAAAAGATAATGTGGTGGAAGTTTTTAGTGATAATAATTTCTTAGCAGAGCTTATAATTAAAATAACGGATTCTTGGGCTAAAGAAGAAAAATTAGTTGTTCAATTAAATGAATCTGATTTTTCTAGCTTAGAACAGATATTAAGATTAAAACTTGGAAATAAGCTTGCACAAGGGATAGAAATTAAACCTTTCAAAGGCATAAGCAAAGGTTTTAAGATTCAAAAAAAGAATATTGGTTTGCAGTATGATTTTTCAGCAGAAACCGTTGCAGACATTCTTTTTGATTATCTTAATCCAAGATTTAAGGAAATTATAAAAGTAGTCTAG
- a CDS encoding phosphoribosyltransferase, with product MKKYISYEEIRVNGFKLAYKIYKDGFIPDIMYVSLRGGAYLGNIISEFFKFVKVDKPLLYAAVVARSYDIFNEQKKIMIDGWTYDPKYLRAGDKVLFVDDIFDTGRTIVYLRGEVLKKGIENKNVKIAVYDYKDHGFVDYIPDYYVNKYSNREELNTWIHYGNHELTGLNESEYKNSFEYIDDELNEILKFLAKNKS from the coding sequence ATGAAAAAATATATTTCTTATGAAGAGATAAGAGTTAATGGGTTTAAGCTTGCTTATAAAATTTATAAAGATGGATTTATTCCAGATATTATGTATGTCTCTTTGAGGGGAGGAGCCTATCTTGGCAATATTATTAGCGAATTTTTTAAATTTGTAAAAGTAGATAAACCCCTTTTATATGCTGCTGTTGTTGCTAGATCTTATGATATTTTTAATGAGCAAAAAAAGATAATGATAGATGGTTGGACTTATGACCCAAAATATTTAAGGGCAGGCGATAAGGTTTTATTTGTCGATGACATTTTTGATACGGGTCGTACTATTGTTTATTTGAGAGGTGAGGTTTTAAAAAAGGGCATAGAAAATAAAAATGTTAAAATAGCAGTTTACGATTATAAGGATCATGGATTTGTGGATTATATTCCTGATTATTATGTTAATAAATATTCTAACCGAGAAGAATTAAATACTTGGATTCATTATGGGAATCATGAGCTGACAGGTTTGAATGAAAGTGAATATAAGAATAGTTTTGAATATATAGATGATGAGCTTAATGAGATTTTAAAATTTTTGGCAAAAAATAAATCTTAA
- the htrA gene encoding DegQ family serine endoprotease HtrA, with product MEKKFFSGFILSFLALGIGFFIGMHYLDSNRSNIVFAEEKGNTVQTLQDSFREVSKKILPSSVEVHATGVIKQSFPIPFFFFDMPEFDSERKSNWAGSGVIIGRDSKNKSLFYVVTNSHVVDKATELEVVSYDKKKHKAKLIGKDEKKDIALISFESDDATIKVADLGDSDKLEIGDWVMAVGSPFQFSFTVTAGIVSGLQRSANPNLQSRNLFIQTDAAINRGNSGGPLVNTKGEVIGINAWIASNSGGNIGLGFAIPVNNIKSTVDFFLKGKKIESAWLGISFYPLKTRDPEVLKSLGVEGDDVPAAIIASLYPGSPAIKSGLRAGDIIVKVNGVPMSVFQDVTSYISDFYAGEKINVEILRGNVKKNIEIILAVRPKDKELSSSKMFPGFVVYPLVEDIKAQLNLRNWTKGVVVDYIDKNLASNIKMKSGDVILSVNSKSVSNLREFYDALEIGKNTYNILRGNDSFKISF from the coding sequence GTGGAAAAAAAGTTTTTTTCTGGATTTATTCTTAGCTTTTTAGCTTTGGGTATTGGGTTTTTTATTGGGATGCATTATTTAGATTCTAATAGAAGTAACATTGTTTTTGCAGAAGAAAAGGGTAATACAGTACAAACCTTGCAAGACTCTTTTAGAGAAGTTTCCAAGAAAATTTTACCATCATCTGTAGAAGTTCATGCAACAGGGGTAATTAAGCAGAGTTTTCCTATTCCATTTTTCTTTTTTGATATGCCAGAATTTGATTCTGAGAGAAAAAGCAATTGGGCAGGGTCTGGAGTAATAATTGGTAGAGATTCCAAAAATAAATCATTATTTTATGTAGTTACCAATAGTCATGTAGTAGATAAGGCAACTGAACTTGAAGTTGTATCTTATGATAAGAAAAAGCATAAGGCTAAGTTAATTGGCAAAGATGAAAAAAAGGATATTGCGCTTATTAGCTTTGAAAGTGATGATGCAACTATTAAAGTGGCTGATCTTGGGGATAGTGATAAGCTTGAAATAGGTGATTGGGTTATGGCGGTAGGTAGCCCTTTTCAATTTAGTTTTACAGTTACAGCAGGTATTGTAAGTGGATTGCAACGTTCTGCAAATCCTAATTTACAATCAAGAAATTTATTTATTCAAACTGATGCTGCAATCAATAGAGGTAATTCAGGTGGACCTCTTGTAAATACAAAAGGTGAAGTTATTGGGATTAATGCTTGGATAGCTTCAAATTCTGGTGGAAATATTGGGTTAGGTTTTGCAATTCCTGTTAACAATATTAAAAGTACCGTAGATTTTTTCCTTAAAGGTAAAAAAATTGAATCAGCATGGCTTGGAATTTCTTTTTACCCATTAAAGACAAGAGATCCTGAAGTGTTAAAAAGCTTGGGGGTTGAAGGTGATGATGTTCCAGCTGCAATTATTGCTTCTCTTTATCCAGGTTCACCTGCTATTAAGTCAGGGCTTAGAGCGGGAGACATTATTGTGAAGGTTAATGGAGTTCCCATGAGTGTTTTTCAAGACGTTACATCATATATTAGCGATTTTTATGCTGGTGAGAAAATCAATGTAGAAATTTTAAGAGGTAATGTTAAAAAGAATATTGAGATTATTCTTGCTGTTAGACCCAAGGACAAAGAGCTTTCTTCTTCAAAAATGTTTCCAGGTTTTGTTGTGTATCCATTAGTTGAAGATATTAAAGCTCAGCTTAATTTAAGAAATTGGACTAAAGGCGTTGTTGTTGATTATATTGATAAAAATTTAGCATCAAATATTAAGATGAAATCAGGAGATGTAATTCTTTCTGTAAATTCAAAAAGTGTTTCTAATTTAAGAGAATTTTATGATGCTCTTGAGATTGGAAAAAATACTTATAACATTTTAAGAGGAAACGATTCTTTTAAAATTTCGTTTTAG